Proteins encoded within one genomic window of Candidatus Leptovillus gracilis:
- a CDS encoding SRPBCC domain-containing protein — MTSKTVADREIVVTRLIDAPRELVFAAFTEQEHIEQWWAPKGAATHEMDVKPGGVWRYSQPVHNGSSMPFKVRFIELDKPTRLVYEYGADGANVPEPVRTTITFAEEDGKTKITLQLLFATAVERKQAVKYGAIVGAMQALETLADYLATI, encoded by the coding sequence ATGACATCAAAAACAGTGGCCGATCGGGAAATTGTCGTCACGCGACTGATTGACGCCCCACGCGAACTCGTCTTCGCGGCGTTTACGGAGCAAGAGCATATTGAACAATGGTGGGCGCCAAAAGGCGCTGCCACACACGAGATGGATGTGAAACCCGGCGGCGTCTGGCGTTATAGCCAGCCTGTTCACAATGGCTCCTCAATGCCCTTCAAAGTCAGGTTCATCGAGCTAGACAAGCCAACGCGGCTTGTCTACGAGTATGGCGCTGACGGGGCCAACGTCCCTGAGCCTGTGCGCACCACCATTACCTTTGCGGAAGAGGATGGGAAAACCAAAATCACCTTGCAGCTGCTGTTTGCAACGGCCGTTGAGCGCAAACAGGCAGTGAAGTACGGCGCCATTGTCGGGGCCATGCAGGCCCTGGAAACCCTCGCCGATTATCTGGCCACGATATGA
- a CDS encoding winged helix-turn-helix transcriptional regulator, protein MNDPLSLTFAALADPTRRAMLARLAQGPATVKELAEPFALSMPAISKHLKVLEHAGLIERGREAQWRPAQLKAKPLKDASEWLEHYRENWEENFDRLEAYLRQLQEDLR, encoded by the coding sequence GTGAACGATCCACTTAGCCTGACCTTTGCCGCTCTGGCAGACCCAACCCGCCGGGCTATGCTGGCGCGGCTTGCGCAGGGGCCGGCAACAGTGAAGGAGCTTGCCGAGCCGTTTGCGCTCAGTATGCCGGCCATCTCCAAACACCTGAAAGTGCTGGAACATGCCGGATTGATCGAACGCGGGCGTGAAGCCCAGTGGCGGCCCGCCCAATTGAAAGCCAAGCCGTTGAAAGACGCTTCCGAATGGCTGGAGCATTATCGCGAGAATTGGGAAGAAAACTTCGACCGCCTGGAAGCTTATTTGCGCCAGCTTCAAGAAGACCTGCGGTGA
- a CDS encoding VOC family protein yields the protein MAVIDLYLSFSGNCEEAFNFYKAVFGGGFSALSRYSDMPGGENGTEDSNHAFAATDANKIMHIRLPIGQGATLMGSDRPAGAETAVVGDVFSISIAPASEEEALRIFNELSAGGEVTMPLEKTFWNALFGTLTDKFGIQWMVNYEYGQ from the coding sequence ATGGCTGTTATAGACCTGTATTTAAGTTTCTCCGGCAACTGTGAAGAGGCGTTTAATTTCTACAAAGCGGTATTTGGCGGCGGCTTTTCCGCGCTAAGCCGCTACAGCGACATGCCCGGGGGTGAAAACGGGACTGAGGATTCCAACCACGCCTTCGCCGCAACCGACGCCAACAAGATCATGCACATTCGTCTGCCCATTGGCCAGGGAGCTACCTTAATGGGCAGCGATAGACCGGCCGGAGCGGAAACGGCCGTTGTCGGTGACGTGTTCTCCATTTCCATCGCTCCCGCCAGCGAAGAAGAAGCGCTCAGGATATTCAACGAGTTATCAGCCGGCGGCGAAGTGACCATGCCCCTGGAAAAGACTTTTTGGAACGCCCTTTTTGGCACGCTGACCGACAAATTTGGCATCCAATGGATGGTCAATTACGAATATGGGCAATAG
- a CDS encoding dihydrofolate reductase family protein translates to MRKLKLQVQMTADGYIGGPNGEMDWVTLPWTDDINNHVDAILESVDTIVLGRKLAEGFIPYWADVAADPGNPEVESGKKFTDTPKVVFSKTVEQSKWENTAVANGDLVEEITRLKQQEGQDICAFGGATFVSALIKHGLIDEYHLFVNPAAIGNGLPIFQQLDSRQNLKLVKSVAFDCGIVVLNYELKRD, encoded by the coding sequence ATGAGAAAATTAAAACTTCAAGTACAAATGACCGCTGACGGCTACATTGGCGGCCCCAATGGTGAAATGGATTGGGTGACTTTACCCTGGACAGACGACATCAATAACCATGTTGACGCCATTTTAGAGTCTGTGGACACCATTGTGTTGGGCCGAAAGCTGGCCGAAGGCTTTATTCCTTATTGGGCAGACGTAGCCGCCGATCCCGGTAATCCCGAAGTTGAATCAGGCAAGAAATTTACCGATACGCCCAAAGTTGTTTTTTCCAAAACAGTTGAGCAGTCTAAGTGGGAAAACACGGCCGTAGCCAACGGCGACCTGGTTGAAGAAATCACCAGGCTGAAACAACAAGAGGGCCAGGACATCTGCGCCTTTGGCGGGGCGACTTTTGTTTCGGCTCTCATCAAACATGGGCTGATTGACGAGTATCATCTATTTGTAAACCCGGCGGCCATTGGCAATGGATTGCCCATTTTCCAGCAGCTTGACAGCAGGCAAAATCTGAAATTAGTAAAATCCGTGGCCTTTGACTGCGGAATTGTTGTCCTCAATTATGAGTTGAAACGCGATTAA
- a CDS encoding DinB family protein codes for MPHPLVVQLRFTRGEFQRALKNVTPEEAIRRFEPINCISWIIGHLAWQEQLYWLTHAQGITPAPEVNACASGQPASAPPLDEMWAAWRLVTQTADTWLDTLDTAQLETHTLKRIKPYEPYKESIGTRLRRTTYHYWYHTGESQAIRQLLGHTGLPSFVGDIGGKAPYIPETEDETDI; via the coding sequence ATGCCCCACCCATTAGTAGTACAACTACGTTTCACTCGCGGCGAATTTCAACGCGCCCTGAAAAATGTTACCCCCGAGGAAGCCATACGCCGCTTTGAGCCAATCAACTGCATTAGTTGGATCATTGGTCATTTGGCCTGGCAGGAGCAGCTATACTGGCTCACCCATGCGCAAGGTATAACGCCGGCGCCCGAAGTGAACGCCTGCGCCAGCGGCCAACCGGCCAGCGCCCCGCCGCTGGATGAGATGTGGGCCGCCTGGCGGCTGGTGACACAAACGGCCGATACCTGGCTGGACACCCTCGACACGGCCCAATTGGAAACCCACACCCTCAAGCGCATCAAACCCTATGAACCTTATAAAGAGAGCATCGGCACGCGCCTACGCCGGACGACCTACCATTACTGGTATCACACAGGCGAATCCCAGGCCATTCGCCAACTGTTGGGTCACACCGGTCTGCCCTCTTTCGTAGGCGATATTGGCGGCAAAGCGCCCTACATTCCGGAAACAGAAGATGAGACCGATATTTAG
- a CDS encoding dihydrofolate reductase family protein — MGTLIYAMMVSLDGFISGPDGELDWHVIDEELHRHFNDLESEMEMLLYGRHLYETMAAYWPTVEQNPSASDAEVAYGRIWNAKPKIVFSKTLDKVEWNSQLSREVVPHEIRRLKTQSRQNLSVGGAELAATFHRLGLIDEYWLYVNPVVAGRGKPMFLGVDSVARLRLVETRPFHSGVVLLRYEAVNEAENELPTGIGKPAEQALAVTGYNRLEQLAQVSETEILKLHGVGPKAVGLLRQALAAKGLSFAK; from the coding sequence ATGGGTACACTGATTTACGCAATGATGGTATCGCTGGATGGTTTTATATCAGGACCGGATGGCGAATTGGATTGGCACGTTATTGACGAGGAATTACACCGGCACTTCAACGACCTGGAAAGCGAGATGGAGATGCTGCTGTACGGCCGTCACCTCTACGAGACTATGGCCGCTTACTGGCCTACAGTGGAGCAGAATCCATCAGCCTCGGATGCTGAGGTGGCATACGGCCGTATCTGGAACGCTAAACCCAAGATCGTGTTTTCCAAAACTCTGGATAAGGTCGAATGGAACAGCCAACTGAGCAGGGAAGTCGTTCCCCATGAAATCAGGCGGTTGAAAACCCAATCAAGACAAAACCTCTCCGTGGGCGGGGCAGAGCTGGCCGCCACTTTCCACCGGCTTGGCCTGATTGACGAGTATTGGCTGTACGTCAATCCGGTTGTGGCGGGCAGGGGCAAGCCGATGTTTTTAGGTGTGGATAGTGTGGCGCGTTTGCGGTTGGTGGAAACACGGCCGTTTCACAGCGGCGTCGTATTGCTGCGCTACGAAGCGGTCAATGAAGCGGAAAATGAACTGCCGACCGGCATAGGCAAACCGGCCGAACAAGCGCTGGCCGTCACTGGCTACAATCGGCTTGAGCAGCTCGCCCAGGTCAGCGAGACAGAAATTCTGAAGCTGCACGGCGTCGGTCCCAAAGCGGTCGGTCTGCTTCGTCAGGCTCTAGCCGCCAAAGGTTTATCATTTGCTAAATAA
- a CDS encoding VOC family protein, giving the protein MNNYKQKITPYLWFDSQAEEAMNLYTSLFNDGRIAAINRYPEGFAEGPLAGMEGKVIHAVFELAGYQFMAIDGGPLFKFTPAISFFVNCDTETEIDTLWGALSAGGTALMPLQTYPFSSKFGWVQDKYGLSWQLNLGQSEPKLTPFLLFVGEQNGRAETAVNDYTTLFENAGISHLVRFEAGEPGSVEGAVKQAAFTLHSQPFLAMDGGQAHPFTFNEAISFYVDCDTQEEVDHFWYALSAHPEAEQCGWLKDKYGVSWQIVPAALGELMNDPDPEKSRRVMEAMLQMKKIEIEGLQRAYEG; this is encoded by the coding sequence ATGAACAATTATAAGCAAAAAATCACCCCTTATCTCTGGTTTGACAGTCAGGCTGAAGAAGCCATGAACCTGTACACCTCCCTCTTCAATGACGGCCGGATCGCGGCGATCAACCGTTACCCGGAAGGGTTTGCAGAAGGGCCACTGGCCGGCATGGAGGGCAAGGTAATTCACGCCGTTTTTGAGCTGGCCGGTTATCAGTTCATGGCTATTGACGGCGGCCCCCTATTCAAATTCACCCCGGCCATTTCTTTCTTCGTCAATTGTGATACCGAAACCGAAATTGATACCCTGTGGGGCGCTTTGTCGGCGGGCGGAACAGCGCTCATGCCCCTGCAAACTTATCCATTCAGCTCCAAGTTTGGCTGGGTCCAAGATAAATACGGCCTGTCGTGGCAGTTGAATCTGGGCCAAAGCGAACCCAAACTCACCCCATTTTTGCTATTTGTCGGCGAGCAGAACGGGCGGGCGGAAACGGCCGTTAACGACTACACCACTCTCTTTGAAAACGCCGGAATCAGCCATCTCGTCCGCTTTGAGGCTGGCGAACCGGGCAGCGTCGAAGGCGCTGTCAAGCAAGCCGCCTTTACCCTGCACAGCCAACCCTTCCTGGCCATGGACGGCGGCCAGGCTCACCCGTTTACCTTCAACGAGGCCATATCCTTTTACGTGGATTGCGACACGCAAGAAGAGGTTGACCATTTCTGGTACGCCCTCTCCGCCCATCCCGAAGCCGAACAATGCGGCTGGCTTAAAGACAAGTATGGCGTCTCCTGGCAAATTGTCCCCGCCGCCCTGGGTGAATTGATGAACGACCCCGATCCGGAAAAATCACGCCGGGTTATGGAAGCCATGCTGCAAATGAAAAAAATAGAGATCGAAGGATTACAACGGGCATATGAGGGGTAA
- a CDS encoding HAD-IIB family hydrolase → MSQLIIFTDIDGTLIDLTTYSFAEAAPAVTAVLARHIPLILCSSKTRAEQVHLRRALGIDDPFIVENGSAIFIPPELLPFEFAHRLIGDWQVIELGVTAVTIQAALTAVRHETGLVFQGFADLSGAEVATITGLDEAAALRAQQREYSETIVTPLAAPELAQLVTALAAKGLTIVSGGKFHTVTGAGSDKGTAVTHLTALYRQKFGHVTTIGLGDSANDRPLLTAVDRPYLVQKPGGLWQEMDVPGLERVTAVGPRGWRLVVEGSGQAFR, encoded by the coding sequence ATGTCTCAACTGATCATCTTTACGGACATTGACGGCACACTCATTGATCTGACGACCTATTCGTTTGCCGAGGCCGCGCCGGCAGTTACGGCCGTTCTCGCCCGGCACATCCCCCTCATCCTCTGTTCCTCCAAAACCCGCGCCGAGCAGGTACACCTGCGGCGCGCCCTGGGCATTGACGATCCGTTTATTGTCGAAAATGGCAGCGCCATCTTTATCCCACCGGAGCTGCTGCCCTTTGAATTTGCCCATCGGCTGATAGGCGACTGGCAGGTGATTGAGTTGGGTGTTACGGCCGTTACCATTCAGGCGGCGTTAACGGCCGTGCGCCACGAAACCGGGCTGGTCTTCCAGGGCTTCGCCGACCTCAGCGGCGCTGAGGTCGCCACCATCACCGGATTGGACGAAGCCGCCGCACTCCGCGCCCAACAGCGCGAGTACAGCGAGACCATTGTCACGCCGCTGGCTGCGCCAGAGCTGGCGCAGTTGGTAACGGCCCTGGCGGCCAAAGGGCTGACCATCGTTTCCGGGGGCAAGTTCCACACTGTAACCGGGGCAGGCAGTGATAAGGGCACGGCCGTTACCCATCTGACCGCCCTCTATCGGCAGAAGTTCGGCCACGTCACGACCATCGGCCTGGGAGACAGCGCCAACGACCGGCCATTGTTAACGGCCGTAGACCGACCCTACCTGGTGCAAAAACCGGGCGGCTTATGGCAAGAGATGGATGTGCCGGGATTGGAGCGGGTAACGGCCGTAGGGCCACGGGGTTGGCGGCTGGTCGTTGAGGGCAGCGGGCAGGCGTTCAGGTAA
- a CDS encoding mannosyl-3-phosphoglycerate synthase has translation MRIAIPQDSERFGAVLIHSVQQVWELDASLKQKKAIHTESDLIRRISYEELHDIEQQMAIVVPMQGERIKLVEGVLCGIPNHCLVIIASNSPRHPVDRFALEQEAFARFSQFTNKQIIVVHQKDRAVAEAFRCVGYDAILDPDTGLVRSGKAEGMIMATMLARLAGRKYIGFVDADNYFPGAVLEYVHEYAAGFVMSKSRYAMTRIAWHSKPKIVADALFFAKWGRTSRNTNQLLNNLLAEYTGFETEIIRTGNAGEHALTMDLAMQLRYSAGYSIEPYHFINLFEQFGGLQGTTLRKNLIQEHVEIFQIASRNPHMHDSDKGEEHIEDMTYAAMQVIYHSPICPQKLKKELLDKMRAYKLLGEAEEPTDTTYYPPLWQIDLATFHKALAERRYAAMLVPVREHKSLPKIRPALAENH, from the coding sequence ATGCGTATTGCCATACCCCAAGACAGCGAGCGTTTTGGCGCTGTTCTCATTCACAGCGTCCAGCAGGTATGGGAACTGGATGCCAGCCTCAAACAAAAAAAGGCAATCCACACTGAGTCAGACCTTATTCGCCGCATTTCCTACGAAGAGCTTCACGACATTGAACAGCAAATGGCTATCGTTGTGCCGATGCAGGGCGAGCGGATCAAACTGGTGGAAGGCGTTTTGTGCGGCATCCCCAACCACTGCCTGGTGATCATCGCCTCCAACAGCCCCCGCCACCCGGTTGATCGTTTCGCTTTGGAGCAAGAAGCCTTTGCCCGCTTTTCCCAATTCACCAACAAGCAAATCATCGTCGTCCATCAGAAAGACCGGGCCGTTGCCGAAGCCTTTCGCTGCGTCGGCTATGACGCCATTTTAGACCCAGACACCGGCCTGGTGCGCAGCGGCAAAGCGGAAGGCATGATTATGGCGACGATGCTGGCCCGGCTGGCCGGCCGTAAATATATCGGCTTTGTAGACGCTGATAATTACTTCCCCGGCGCCGTGTTGGAATATGTGCATGAATATGCCGCTGGTTTTGTCATGAGCAAATCCCGCTACGCCATGACGCGCATCGCCTGGCACAGCAAGCCCAAAATCGTCGCCGACGCCCTGTTTTTTGCCAAATGGGGCCGCACGTCACGCAATACCAATCAATTGCTGAACAATTTGCTGGCCGAATACACCGGCTTTGAGACAGAAATCATCCGCACCGGCAATGCGGGTGAACACGCTCTGACGATGGATCTGGCAATGCAGTTACGTTATTCCGCCGGTTACTCCATTGAGCCTTATCACTTTATCAATCTGTTTGAGCAGTTTGGCGGCCTTCAGGGCACCACCCTACGCAAAAATCTCATACAGGAACACGTCGAAATCTTCCAGATTGCTTCGCGTAATCCACACATGCACGACAGCGACAAGGGTGAGGAGCATATCGAGGATATGACCTATGCCGCCATGCAGGTGATCTACCATTCGCCTATCTGCCCGCAAAAGCTGAAGAAAGAGCTGCTGGACAAGATGCGAGCCTACAAATTATTGGGCGAAGCTGAAGAGCCGACCGATACAACCTATTATCCACCGCTGTGGCAGATAGACCTGGCTACCTTCCACAAGGCCCTGGCCGAACGGCGTTATGCCGCCATGCTCGTCCCCGTCAGAGAGCATAAATCGCTGCCCAAGATCAGGCCCGCTTTAGCAGAAAATCACTGA